One Chengkuizengella sediminis DNA segment encodes these proteins:
- a CDS encoding MerR family transcriptional regulator, which translates to MKIGELSKLTGVSIRSLRYYEQKGLITPTRLDNGYREYHKFTVDEVNTIQFYLSLGLSTEQISNFLHCVLKNKETFCKEVLPIYKEKLEEIDSQIKMLTNIKSNLEERIRSFDSEIYNEEELKK; encoded by the coding sequence ATGAAGATTGGTGAATTATCTAAATTAACCGGAGTAAGTATTCGATCATTACGTTATTATGAACAAAAAGGGCTCATTACACCCACTAGATTAGATAATGGTTATCGAGAATATCACAAGTTTACTGTTGACGAAGTCAATACGATTCAGTTCTATTTAAGTCTCGGATTATCCACAGAACAAATCTCAAACTTTTTACATTGTGTTTTAAAAAATAAAGAGACATTTTGTAAAGAAGTACTTCCAATTTACAAAGAAAAACTTGAAGAGATAGATAGTCAAATCAAAATGTTAACAAATATTAAATCAAATTTAGAAGAACGAATACGTTCATTTGATTCAGAAATTTATAATGAGGAGGAGCTTAAAAAATGA
- the trxA gene encoding thioredoxin, with the protein MTVKSIAEVDFKSNISTEGITLVDFSAPWCSPCKVLLPILNELSEEIGENITILKINVDDSPSISAEFGVMSMPTVVLFKDGEPVEKLVGLRPKSVYTTLIDKHSSK; encoded by the coding sequence ATGACTGTTAAAAGTATAGCTGAAGTTGATTTCAAATCAAATATAAGTACAGAAGGTATCACATTAGTAGATTTTAGTGCACCATGGTGTTCACCATGCAAAGTGTTGCTACCTATTCTTAATGAACTTAGTGAAGAGATAGGTGAAAACATCACAATACTTAAAATAAACGTTGATGATTCCCCGTCTATTTCTGCCGAATTTGGAGTGATGTCTATGCCTACTGTTGTCCTATTTAAAGATGGTGAACCCGTAGAAAAATTAGTTGGATTAAGACCAAAAAGTGTATACACAACTCTCATTGATAAACACTCATCGAAATAA
- a CDS encoding phosphotransferase family protein, with translation MKENWERSNELILLSENEVTEMIKPFLNGRVIKEVKTLSGGLNNSNLKIITNLNETYVLRLYARDDIKGKVEKRIYERLADQLPVPKVLYADFSCEKCKTPFMIINWIQGIQLKEFMTNYESASSIEKIARQIGKYLAKLHTYQFEKGGFFDENLIISEMFEINSESFLKFIKESTIEGNAKKWLGDKFTNDIWNFVNEFSYLMDDIGHQTSLIHSDFNPLNILVDMNQQEANISAILDWEYSFSGTPLADVGNMLRYENTSSLFSKSFISAYKENGGVLPDDWLKKAKLLEIIGLSDLLNKKECNPNRIKDIKRLIQSTMNQWNNYTY, from the coding sequence TTGAAAGAAAATTGGGAACGTTCAAATGAACTTATTTTATTAAGTGAAAATGAAGTAACAGAAATGATTAAACCATTTTTAAATGGCAGAGTAATAAAAGAAGTAAAAACATTAAGTGGTGGATTAAACAATTCAAATTTAAAAATCATAACCAATTTAAATGAAACCTATGTATTACGTTTGTATGCTCGTGACGATATTAAAGGAAAAGTAGAAAAAAGGATTTATGAACGTTTAGCAGATCAACTTCCTGTTCCAAAAGTATTGTACGCAGATTTTTCATGTGAGAAATGTAAAACTCCATTTATGATCATCAATTGGATTCAAGGTATTCAATTAAAAGAATTTATGACTAATTATGAAAGTGCAAGTTCGATTGAGAAAATTGCAAGACAAATAGGAAAATACTTAGCTAAGTTGCATACATATCAGTTTGAAAAAGGTGGTTTTTTTGATGAAAATTTAATTATAAGTGAGATGTTTGAAATCAATTCGGAGTCCTTTTTGAAATTTATTAAAGAAAGTACCATTGAAGGTAATGCAAAAAAGTGGTTGGGTGATAAATTTACTAATGATATTTGGAACTTTGTAAATGAATTTTCATATTTAATGGATGATATTGGACATCAAACCTCATTAATTCACTCTGATTTTAATCCTTTAAATATACTAGTAGATATGAACCAACAAGAAGCAAATATATCAGCCATATTAGATTGGGAATATTCTTTTAGTGGTACGCCTTTAGCAGATGTAGGGAATATGTTGAGGTATGAAAATACCTCTAGTTTGTTTTCGAAATCATTTATATCAGCATATAAAGAAAATGGAGGTGTATTACCTGACGATTGGTTAAAAAAGGCTAAACTATTAGAAATCATTGGATTAAGTGATTTGTTAAATAAAAAAGAGTGCAATCCCAATAGAATTAAAGATATAAAACGTTTAATTCAATCAACCATGAATCAGTGGAATAACTATACATATTAA